A region from the Oncorhynchus nerka isolate Pitt River unplaced genomic scaffold, Oner_Uvic_2.0 unplaced_scaffold_1028, whole genome shotgun sequence genome encodes:
- the LOC135570207 gene encoding uncharacterized protein LOC135570207 yields the protein MTSVSGLGRIRPAGPLCIPRASLYPPTFPQPPTFSQPPTFPQPPTFPQPPYLLPAPYLPPAPYLPPAPYLPPAPYLLPAPYLPPAPYLLPAPYLPPAPYLPQPPTSSQPPPSPQPPTFPCPLPSPCLPTPSPLPSPPAPWPLPSPCPPYLPPAPYLPPAPTFPSPLPSPCPLHSPAPQPPSPAPTFPSPLPSPCPHSPSPPSPGPLPSPCPPTFPRPPTCPLPPPAPYIPSAPYIPSAPYIPLAPYLPRTPTFPLPPTFPQPLYISTAPYIPPAPLHSPSPSTFPQPPTFPSPSTFPLPLYIPPAPYIPPAPLHSPSPSTFPQPPTFPQHLYIPQPLYIPSAPPYLPPAPLHSPQPLYLQPAPYIPPAPLHSPSPSTFNLPPTFPQPPTSPPPSTSPSPPYIPPAPYIPLPPTSPCPLHPLPPTSPCPLHPPPTSPPLHSPSPSTFNLPFYLSTSLVFPW from the coding sequence ATGACTAGTGTGTCAGGCCTGGGTAGGATCCGGCCGGCCGGGCCTCTCTGTATCCCCCGggcctctctgtatccccctacCTTCCCCCAGCCCCCTACCTTCTCCCAGCCCCCTACCTTCCCCCAGCCCCCTACCTTCCCCCAGCCCCCCTACCTTCTCCCAGCCCCCTACCTTCCCCCAGCCCCCTACCTTCCCCCAGCCCCCTACCTTCCCCCAGCCCCCTACCTTCTCCCAGCCCCCTACCTTCCCCCAGCCCCCTACCTTCTCCCAGCCCCCTACCTTCCCCCAGCCCCCTACCTTCCCCAGCCCCCTacctcctcccagccccccccTTCCCCCCAACCCCCTACCTTCCCCTGCCCCCTACCTTCCCCCTGCCTCCCTACCCCCAGCCCCCTACCTTCCCCCCCTGCCCCCTGGCCCCTACCTTCCCCCTGCCCCCCCTACCTTCCCCCAGCCCCCTACCTTCCCCCAGCCCCTACATTCCCCAGCCCCCTACCTTCCCCCTGCCCCCTACATTCCCCAGCCCCTCAGCCCCCTTCCCCAGCCCCTACCTTCCCCAGCCCCCTACCTTCCCCCTGCCCCCATTCCCCCAGCCCCCCTTCCCCCGGCCCCCTACCTTCCCCCTGCCCCCCTACCTTCCCCCGGCCCCCTACATGCCCCCTACCTCCCCCTGCCCCCTACATTCCCTCAGCCCCCTACATTCCCTCAGCCCCCTACATTCCCCTTGCCCCCTACCTTCCCCGGACCCCTACATTCCCCCTGCCCCCTACATTCCCCCAGCCCCTCTACATTTCCACAGCCCCCTACATTCCCCCAGCCCCTCTACATTCCCCCAGCCCCTCTACATTCCCCCAGCCCCCTACATTCCCCAGCCCCTCTACAttccccctgcccctctacaTTCCCCCAGCCCCCTACATTCCCCCAGCCCCTCTACATTCCCCCAGCCCCTCTACATTCCCCCAGCCCCCTACATTCCCCCAGCACCTCTACATCCCCCAGCCCCTCTACATTCCCTCGGCCCCCCCCTACCTTCCCCCAGCCCCTCTACATTCCCCCCAGCCCCTCTACCTTCAACCTGCCCCCTACATTCCCCCAGCCCCTCTACATTCCCCCAGCCCCTCTACCTTCAACCTGCCCCCTACATTCCCCCAGCCCCctacatccccccccccctctacatCCCCCAGCCCCCCCTACATCCCCCCTGCCCCCTACATCCCCCTGCCCCCTACATCCCCCTGCCCCCTACATCCCCTGCCCCCTACATCCCCCTGCCCCCTACATCCCCCCCCTACATCCCCCCCTCTACATTCCCCCAGCCCCTCTACCTTCAACCTGCCCTTCTACCTTAGTACATCTTTAGTGTTTCCCTGGTAA